A stretch of Paenibacillus peoriae DNA encodes these proteins:
- a CDS encoding GGDEF domain-containing protein, whose product MNKTKRLTQTMDYKTKQAHWVRKMLLLYWMIIAVHFIVQLGSYLFLDYAASPYEFYVGTLIVPTLIMSGSNLLAELAHFKFNRYSFAILFMASTVICWMIIRLNYDIRIIPALCLLPIFSSILFFNRRLIWLSFVLQVVVFFLLLAADGSFRSYLSDFDIVAIPTFLIMSTFLALIIQASGRDLLVDLYKTKRAQQELMISNAIISKMSMTDGLTKLYNHLSFQNFYEKALEYAEQGAIIHLALVDIDNFKKINDNYGHQFGDKILEGISQIITEQITANDIPARYGGEEFAILMFEHTSEEAYQIVENIRREVENMTFQEKMQIVSVTVSIGLKGYTEDMNKDKDVFFQETDNYLYQAKRSGKNKIVALNHTA is encoded by the coding sequence ATTTTATCGTCCAGCTGGGCAGCTACTTATTTCTTGATTACGCCGCTTCGCCTTATGAATTTTACGTCGGAACCCTGATTGTTCCTACGCTAATCATGAGTGGTTCCAACTTACTGGCAGAGTTGGCTCATTTTAAATTTAACAGGTATTCTTTTGCGATCCTGTTTATGGCAAGCACCGTCATTTGCTGGATGATTATTCGCCTAAATTATGATATCCGGATTATTCCTGCGCTATGTTTGTTGCCTATTTTCTCTTCTATTCTGTTCTTCAATCGTCGCTTAATATGGCTTTCCTTTGTATTGCAAGTGGTCGTCTTTTTTCTGTTGCTGGCAGCAGATGGATCATTCCGCAGCTATTTGTCAGACTTTGATATTGTGGCGATTCCAACCTTTTTGATTATGTCCACCTTTCTTGCTCTCATTATTCAGGCCAGCGGCCGCGATTTGTTAGTGGATTTGTATAAAACAAAGCGTGCCCAACAGGAATTAATGATCAGTAATGCGATTATCAGCAAAATGTCAATGACTGATGGTTTGACAAAGCTGTACAATCATTTGTCCTTTCAAAACTTTTATGAAAAAGCACTCGAATATGCTGAACAAGGAGCGATCATCCATCTGGCGTTAGTGGATATTGATAATTTCAAGAAAATCAATGACAATTACGGACATCAGTTCGGTGATAAAATTTTGGAAGGCATCTCTCAAATCATTACAGAGCAAATTACAGCGAATGACATTCCGGCCCGCTATGGCGGTGAAGAATTTGCTATTTTGATGTTTGAGCATACTTCTGAGGAAGCCTATCAGATCGTTGAGAATATCCGGCGTGAAGTAGAGAATATGACCTTTCAGGAGAAAATGCAAATCGTTTCCGTAACCGTTAGCATTGGATTAAAAGGCTATACCGAGGATATGAACAAAGACAAAGATGTATTTTTCCAGGAGACAGACAACTATTTGTATCAAGCCAAGCGCTCCGGGAAAAACAAAATTGTTGCTCTTAATCATACCGCTTAA